From the genome of Phytohabitans rumicis, one region includes:
- a CDS encoding Fpg/Nei family DNA glycosylase encodes MPEGDTVWNTARALHRALAGGHLTATDFRVPQLATTDLSGWTVLESACRGKHLLLRVRHPDGARRLTLHSHLRMDGAWRAYAPGERWAARPAHLIRAVLRTADAVAVGYHLHELALLPTEDEETLVGHLGPDLLGPDWDPAEAVSRLAARPDTAIAEALLDQTNLAGIGNLYKCEVLFLRGVSPWAPMRDVPDLPALVALAHKLLAANRGRWTQTTTGSLRKTETTYVYGRRAQPCRRCGTAIRKVEQADRVTYWCPVCQPSTS; translated from the coding sequence GTGCCCGAGGGTGACACCGTCTGGAATACCGCCCGTGCGCTGCACCGCGCGCTGGCCGGTGGGCACCTGACCGCCACCGATTTCCGGGTGCCGCAGCTGGCCACCACCGACCTGTCCGGCTGGACCGTGCTCGAATCCGCCTGCCGCGGCAAGCACCTCCTGCTGCGCGTGCGCCACCCGGACGGGGCGCGGCGGCTGACGCTCCACTCGCACCTGCGGATGGACGGCGCGTGGCGGGCGTACGCGCCGGGCGAGCGCTGGGCCGCCCGCCCCGCCCACCTGATCCGCGCCGTGCTGCGCACCGCCGACGCGGTGGCGGTCGGCTACCACCTGCACGAGTTGGCGCTGCTCCCGACCGAAGACGAGGAGACGCTGGTGGGGCACCTGGGGCCGGACCTGCTCGGCCCGGACTGGGATCCGGCCGAGGCGGTCAGCCGGCTCGCCGCACGCCCGGACACCGCGATCGCCGAGGCGCTGCTCGACCAGACCAACCTCGCCGGCATCGGCAACCTCTACAAGTGCGAGGTGCTCTTCCTCCGCGGCGTCAGCCCGTGGGCCCCGATGCGCGACGTCCCGGACCTGCCCGCGCTGGTCGCGCTCGCGCACAAGCTCCTGGCCGCCAACCGCGGCCGCTGGACGCAGACCACGACGGGCTCACTTCGCAAGACCGAGACCACCTACGTGTACGGCCGCCGCGCGCAGCCCTGTCGCCGCTGCGGCACGGCGATCCGCAAAGTGGAACAGGCGGACCGGGTCACCTACTGGTGCCCGGTCTGCCAGCCTTCTACCAGTTGA
- a CDS encoding sigma-70 family RNA polymerase sigma factor, producing MTDEYPSDPELIAAVRAGDTAAYELLYRRHVEAARRVARTLVRDRADVDDLVAEAFAKLLATLSAGGGPDTAFRPYLLTTIRRLFYDRTRRDRRESVTDDPAAHDPGVPFVDTAVQSIEYAFVARAFARLPERWQTVLWHTEVEGEPPAAVAPLLGLTPNGVAAMAYRARERLRQHYLQEHIAAGPADECRWAIERLGAHVRGGLSRRDNRRVDDHLSECRRCHLLFVELAEVNAGMREVLGGALLAGSASAYVAAPTVAGLFGRLVRRRSTQAATAGAAVVAGLLVLAMVLTGQSTPVVLPPPSPSVSPSVSVSVSPSLVAPTPVASYVEPPPPSPSPSPGIAALDARLQPVGTLVRGRPGVLALTVVHSGRSGGSGGWAAPVPVPDTGPLTAHIWLPRGVTLRGGSAGDGWRCAGTRCRRSSLPPGATTRAYLPVSVSATAAEGAPRVRLTAPRAVATRVVSPAGVRAGGLAAVLAGTMPATVAVGGNSLLSCGGMSPTCDSVREGRREADNGDFRMTRYADPAAPPGYPYGSMVSGARIPVRGKVMWAGLYWAGTGSPPDSATARLHIPGGTRYTTVPATRVDHASHDDFDGSTYQASADVTHLVRGTRGDTWWVAVDGEAFERGVNAFGGWALLLIVDAGGPERTVAVFDGFTPLPREASFSSPVWGAAGAATVGLVAWEGDRTLTGERVTLGGRPLGDANLASSRADGTPDGWHTFGADARRLTGRLPTSTPTLTASTTRDAWLLGPVALITS from the coding sequence ATGACAGACGAATACCCGAGCGACCCAGAACTGATCGCCGCGGTCCGCGCCGGCGACACCGCCGCGTATGAGTTGCTGTACCGCCGGCACGTCGAGGCGGCCCGCCGGGTGGCGCGCACGCTCGTCCGCGACCGGGCCGACGTCGACGATCTCGTGGCCGAGGCGTTCGCCAAGCTGCTCGCCACGCTGAGCGCGGGCGGCGGGCCGGACACGGCCTTCCGGCCGTACCTGCTGACCACGATCCGCCGGCTCTTCTACGACCGCACCCGGCGGGACCGCCGCGAGTCGGTGACCGACGACCCCGCGGCCCACGACCCCGGCGTGCCCTTTGTGGACACGGCGGTGCAGAGCATCGAGTACGCCTTCGTCGCGCGCGCCTTCGCCCGGCTGCCCGAACGGTGGCAGACCGTGCTGTGGCACACCGAGGTCGAGGGCGAGCCTCCGGCCGCGGTGGCGCCGCTGCTCGGCCTCACCCCGAACGGCGTCGCCGCCATGGCGTACCGGGCGCGCGAACGGCTGCGCCAGCACTACCTGCAGGAGCACATCGCCGCCGGGCCCGCCGACGAGTGCCGGTGGGCCATCGAACGCCTCGGCGCCCACGTCCGGGGCGGGCTGTCCCGCCGCGACAACCGCCGCGTCGACGACCACCTGTCCGAGTGCCGCCGCTGCCACCTGCTCTTCGTCGAACTCGCCGAGGTCAACGCCGGCATGCGCGAGGTCCTGGGCGGCGCGCTGCTGGCCGGCTCCGCCAGCGCGTACGTCGCCGCGCCCACCGTCGCCGGCCTCTTCGGGCGGCTCGTGCGCCGGCGCTCGACCCAGGCGGCGACCGCCGGTGCGGCCGTGGTCGCCGGGCTGCTGGTGCTCGCGATGGTCCTGACTGGACAGTCCACTCCGGTGGTTTTGCCCCCGCCATCTCCGTCTGTGTCTCCGTCTGTGTCTGTGTCTGTGTCACCTTCGTTGGTGGCGCCGACCCCCGTCGCGTCCTATGTGGAGCCGCCGCCCCCTTCCCCGTCCCCTTCGCCCGGCATCGCCGCGCTCGACGCCCGCTTGCAGCCGGTCGGCACGCTCGTGCGCGGCCGGCCCGGCGTGCTCGCGCTGACCGTCGTCCACTCCGGACGGTCGGGCGGGTCGGGCGGCTGGGCCGCTCCGGTTCCCGTACCCGACACCGGACCGCTCACCGCGCACATCTGGCTGCCGCGCGGCGTCACGCTGCGCGGCGGCTCAGCGGGCGACGGTTGGCGCTGCGCCGGCACCCGGTGCCGCCGGTCCTCCCTACCGCCGGGCGCGACCACCCGCGCGTACCTGCCGGTCAGCGTCTCCGCCACGGCGGCCGAGGGCGCGCCGCGGGTCCGGCTCACCGCGCCCCGCGCGGTCGCGACCCGGGTGGTCTCCCCAGCCGGGGTACGCGCCGGCGGGCTCGCCGCCGTACTCGCCGGCACCATGCCGGCCACCGTCGCGGTCGGCGGCAACTCGCTGCTGTCCTGCGGTGGCATGTCGCCGACCTGCGACTCAGTCCGGGAGGGCCGGCGCGAGGCGGACAACGGCGACTTCCGCATGACCCGGTACGCCGACCCGGCCGCCCCACCCGGCTACCCGTACGGCTCGATGGTGAGCGGCGCGCGGATCCCCGTGCGGGGCAAGGTGATGTGGGCCGGGCTCTACTGGGCGGGCACCGGATCGCCACCCGACTCCGCGACCGCCCGACTCCACATACCCGGCGGCACCCGCTACACCACCGTCCCCGCGACCCGCGTGGACCACGCCTCGCACGACGACTTCGACGGCTCGACGTACCAGGCGTCGGCCGACGTCACCCACCTCGTACGCGGCACCCGCGGCGACACGTGGTGGGTCGCGGTGGACGGCGAGGCGTTCGAGCGCGGGGTGAACGCGTTCGGCGGCTGGGCGCTGCTGCTGATCGTCGACGCGGGCGGGCCGGAACGCACGGTCGCGGTGTTCGACGGGTTCACGCCGCTGCCGCGCGAGGCGTCGTTCTCGTCGCCGGTGTGGGGCGCGGCCGGCGCGGCGACGGTCGGTCTGGTCGCCTGGGAAGGCGACCGCACGCTGACCGGCGAGCGGGTCACGCTGGGCGGCCGGCCACTCGGCGACGCCAACCTCGCCAGCAGCCGCGCCGACGGCACACCGGACGGCTGGCACACCTTCGGCGCGGACGCCCGCCGCCTGACCGGCCGGCTACCCACCTCGACGCCGACGCTGACCGCCTCGACAACCCGCGACGCCTGGCTCCTCGGCCCAGTAGCCCTGATAACCAGCTAA